The nucleotide window GCTTAGCCTGCTGAGTAGCCAGTTGCACGATGACGGGTACGACAACGTCACCCACGAGGAGGCCTGGCGCGACAACCTGCACGACACCATCATCTACGTACAGCAGGCCGAGGGCTGCGAGCTGGTGATCAAGGAACACCGCCCGGACAACCCGCTGAAGAAGGCCCTGCTCACCCCCAGCGACTGGAAGCTGCTGCGTCAATGCCCGTGTGCCGTGCTGATGGTCAAGAGCGAACGGCCGTGGACCGGTGGCAAGATTCTGGCTGCGGTGGACGTGGGCAACCAGGACGACGACCACCGCCGCCTGCATGCGAGCATCATCGACCATGGCTACGCCATCGCCGGGCTGGCCAAGGGCGAACTGCATGTCATCAGTGCGCACCCGTCGCCAATGCTGTCGGCCTCTGACCCGACGTACCAGCTGAGCGAGACGATAGAAAACCGCTACCGCGAAGCGTGCAAGGCGTTCCAGGCTGAATACGGCATCAGCGACGATTGCCTGCATGTGGCTGAAGGGCCGGCGGATGTGCTGATCCCCTTTACCGAGAAGAAGCTTGATGCGGTGGTGACGGTGATCGGCACCGTGTGCCGCACGGGGATTTCCGGGGCGTTGATTGGCAATACTTCGGAGGTGGTGCTGGATGCGCTTGAGGGGGATGTGCTGGTGCTCAAGAGCGAGGAAGCCATCGCCCACCAAGCCGAATTAGCCCGCGGCTGATGCAAGTTCCACAATTGTCGCGGTCCCTGTAGGAGCGGCCTTGTGCCGCGAAAGGGCCGCAAAGCGGCCCCAGCAATTTGTGCATCACAGCTCATATCTGGGGCCGCTTCGCGGCCCTTCGCGACACAAGGCCGCTCCTACAAGGACCGCGCAAATCCGCTACGGCATAGCCTCCAGCACCTTCGGGTCCAGCCCCTCTCCTGCATTGGCCTCGATCCATTCTGCCAGCTGCTGGCGCATGGCCGGCGTCCAGAAGCTTTGCAAATGCTGGCGCACCCCTTGCACCGCCAGCGCACGGTTTGGCTCGCTGTCGAAGTAATGGGCAATCTGGTTGGCCATCTTGACCAGGTTATCGCTGCTCATCGGCGCACCTCGGCTTTCTCCGATGTACGGCGTTCCTTCAGCAGGCGCCGCTGTTCGTCACTGAAATCCTGATAGCGCTTTTGCCACTCCGATGGCTGGAACACTTTCACCACTTCCACTGCCGTCACCTTGTATTCGGGGCAGTTGGTGGCCCAGTCGGAGTTGTCCGTGGTGATCACGTTAGCCCCCGACTCGGGGAAGTGGAACGTGGTGTACACCACCCCCGGCGCTACCCGCGCACTGACCTTGGCACGCAGCACGGTCTGCCCCGCGCGGCTGCCGATGCCCACCCAGTCACCGTCCTGGATGCCGCGGCTTTCGGCGTCGGCCGGGTGGATTTCCAGGCGGTCGGCGTCATGCCAGGCGACGTTGCCGGTACGCCGGGTCTGGGCGCCGACGTTGTACTGGCTGAGGATGCGCCCGGTGGTGAGCAGCAACGGGTAGCGGTTGTTGACCTTTTCGTCGGTGGGCACATAGCCGGTGAGCATGAAGCGGCCCTTGCCACGCACGAACTGGTCGATATGCATGGTCGGCGTGCCATCCGGCGCCGCGTCGTTGCACGGCCACTGCAGGCTGCCATGGCGGTCGATTTCGGCGTAGCTGACGCGGCGGAAGGTCGGCGTCAGGCGGGCAATCTCGTCCATGATCTCGGACGGGTGGCGGTAGTTCATCGGGTAGCCCAAGGCGTTGGCCAAGGCTACGGTCCCTTCCCAGTCAGCCTTGCCGGCCAGCGGCTCCATCACCTTGCGCACCCGCGAAATGCGCCGCTCGGCGTTGGTGAAGGTGCCGTCCTTTTCCAGGAACGAGCTGCCCGGCAGGAACACATGGGCGAATTTGGCCGTTTCGTTGAGGAAGATGTCCTGCACCACCACACATTCCATGGCGCGCAAGGCCGCCGTGACGTGCTGCGTGTTGGGGTCGCTCTGGGCGATATCCTCGCCCTGGCAGTAAAGGGCCTTGAAGCTGCCGTCCAGCGCTGCCTCGAACATGTTGGGGATGCGCAGGCCCGGGTCGGGCTGCAAGGTCACGCCCCAGGCGCGCTCGAACTCGGCGCGCACGCCCTCGTTGGAAATATGCCGATAGCCGGGCAGCTCGTGGGGGAACGAGCCCATGTCGCACGAACCCTGCACGTTGTTCTGCCCACGCAGCGGGTTCACCCCTACCCCTTCACGGCCGATATTGCCGGTGGCCATGGCCAGGTTGGCGATCCCCATCACCGCAGTGCTGCCCTGGCTGTGCTCCGTCACGCCCAGGCCGTAGTAGACGGCCGCGTTGCCACCGGTGGCATACAGGCGCGCCGCGGCGCGGATCTGCTCGGCGGGTACGCCACACACCGGGCCCAGCACCTCGGGGGCGTTGTCTGCCTGGCTGACGAAGTCGCGCCAGCGGGCAAAGTCTTCGGTTTCGCAGCGGGCATCGATGAAACGCTGGGCCAGCAGGCCCTCGGTGACGATCACGTGGGCCAAGGCATTGAGCATGGCCACGTTGGTACCCGGGCGCAGTTGCAGGTGAAACTCGGCGCGGGCGTGCGGCGAGTCGACCAGGTCGATGCGCCGTGGGTCGATCACGATCAGCCGCGCCCCCTGGCGCAGGCGGCGCTTGAGCTGCGAGCCGAACACCGGGTGAGCGTCGGTGGGGTTGGCGCCAATCACCAGCACCACGTCTGCCTGCATCACCGAATCGAAGCTTTGCGTGCCGGCCGACTCACCCAGGGTCTGCTTGAGGCCATAGCCGGTGGGCGAGTGGCACACCCGCGCGCAGGTATCGACGTTGTTGTTGCCAAACGCCGTACGCACCAGTTTTTGCACCAGATAGGCTTCTTCGTTGGTGCAGCGGCTGGAGGTAATGCCACCGATGGAATCGCGCCCGTACTTGAGCTGAATGCGGCGGAACTCGCTAGCAGCGTAGGTTACCGCTTCGTCCCAGCTCACTTCCTGCCACGGGTCTTCCAGGCGCTTGCGGATCATCGGCTTGGTGATGCGATCCGGGTGGGTGGCATAGCCCCAGGCAAAGCGGCCCTTGACGCAGGCGTGGCCGTGGTTGGCGCCACCGTTCTTGTCCGGGACCATGCGCACCAGCTGGTCGCCTTTCATTTCGGCGCGGAACGAACAACCGACGCCGCAGTAGGCGCAGGTGGTGATCACCGAACGCTCAGGCTGACCAAGCTGCACCAGGCTCTTTTCCGTCAGCGTCGCGGTTGGGCAGGCCTGTACGCAGGCGCCGCACGACACGCATTCGGAGGCGAGGAAGTTATCGCCACCCGCTGCCGCCACCCGCGACTCGAAACCGCGGCCGGTGATGGTCAGGGCGAAGGTGCCCTGGATGTCTTCGCAGGCGCGCACGCAGCGGCTGCAGACGATGCACTTGCTGGGCTCGTAATCGAAATACGGGTTGGATACGTCCTTTTTCTCGGCCAGGTGGTTGGCGCCGTCGTAGCCGTAGCGCACCTCGCGCAGGCCCACCTGGCCGGCCACGGTCTGCAGCTCGCAGTTGCCGTTGGCCGAGCACGTCAGGCAGTCCAGCGGGTGGTCGGAAATGTACAACTCCATCACGTTGCGGCGCAGGCCGGCCAGGCGTGGCGTTTCGGTACGCACCACCATGCCTTCGCTGACCGGCGTGGTGCAGGACGCCGGGTAACCGCGCATGCCGTCGATTTCCACCATGCACATGCGGCATGAGCCGAAGGCTTCGAGGCTGTCGGTGGCACACAGTTTGGGGATGCTGGTGCCGAGCATGGCCGCAGCGCGCATTACCGAGGTGCCGGCAGGTACGCTGATCGGGCGGCCATCGATGCTCAGGCTGACCTGCACTTCGCTGTCACGGGCCGGGGTGCCGAAGTCGCTACTTCTATCAGAAGCGGGGTCGAAGAAATTGATCACTGCGCAGCCTCCGTGGTGGTCAGCCCAAAATCGGCGGGGAAGTACTTGAGGGCGCTGGCCACCGGGTAGGCAGTCATGCCGCCCATGGCGCACAGCGAGCCGTACTGCATGGTGTCGCAGAGGTCGCGCAGCAACAGGGCCTGGTCGTGGCGTTCGGTGAAATCAGTCGTTGCGATCAACCGGTCGACCACCTCCATGCCACGGGTGGAGCCGATGCGGCATGGGGTGCACTTGCCGCAGGATTCTTCGGCGCAGAACTGCAGGGCGAAGCGCGCCATGCTGGCCATGTTCAGGGTATCGTCGGCCACCACCACACCGCCGTGGCCGAGCATCGCGCCCATGGCGGCGAAGGCTTCATAGTCCAGCGGGGTGTCGAAGTGGCTGGGGGGTACCCAGGCGCCGAGCGGGCCGCCGACCTGCGCAGCCTTCAGCGGCCGGCCACTGGCCGTCCCGCCGCCGTAGCCCTCCACCAGCTCGCGCAGGGTCAGGCCGAACGCACGCTCCACCAGGCCGCCCTGGCGGATATTGCCAGCCAGCTGGAAAGGCATGGTGCCCAGCGACCGGCCCATGCCGAAATCGCGATAGAACGCTGCCCCCTTGGCGAGGATGATGGGCACTGAAGCCAGGGTGAGCACGTTGTGCACCAGTGTGGGCAGGCCGAACAGGCCTTGCAGCGCGGGCAGTGGCGGCTTGGCACGGACAATGCCACGCTTGCCCTCGATGGATTCGAGCAGCGCAGTTTCTTCGCCGCAGATGTAGGCGCCGGCACCCACCCGTACTTCCAGGTCGAACGCCTGGCCGCTGCCGGCTACGTCGGTGCCGAGGTAGCCGGCATCACGGGCGATGGCGAAGGCCTGGTCCAGCACGCGAATGGCATCCGGGTATTCCGAGCGCACATAGATGTAGCCCTTGTCGGCCCCCACGGCGAGGCCGGCAATGATCATGCCCTCGATCAGCAGGAAGGGGTCGCCTTCCATCAGCATACGGTCGGCGAAGGTGCCGGAGTCGCCCTCGTCGGCGTTGCACACCACGTACTTCTGCCCAGCCCCGGCGTCGCGCACGGTGCGCCACTTGATGCCGGCCGGGAACGCCGCACCGCCACGGCCACGCAGGCCGGAGTCGAGCACGGCCGCGACCACTTCGGCACCGTTCAGGGCCACGGCCGCTTCAAGGCCGGCGAAGCCACCATGGGCGCGATAGTCGTCCAGCGATAATGGGCGGGAAATGCCGGCGCGGGCGAATAGCAACCGCTGCTGGGTTTTCAGGTAAGGGATTTCTTCGACCAGCCCCAACGCCAGCGAGTGGCCACCTGGCTCACCGGCCAGGGCGTCGAGCAATGCCGGCACGTCTTGTGGGGTAACCGGGCCGAAGCCCAGGCGCCCTTGCGCACTCTCGCACTCGATCAGCGGCTCCAGCCAGTACAGCCCGCGAGAGCTGGTGCGCTGGATATCCAGCGGCAACTGGCGGCGCTCGGCCTCGCGCTGCAAGGCCTCGGCAACCTGGTCGCTCCCCACGGCACGGGCCACCGAATCGCACGGGATGTAGAGCTTCAGCATGCGGCGTCCTCCCGGCAAGCGTTTACCAATGCACGCAGGCGCTCAGGGGTAAGCCGCGCATGCACCTGGCCGTCCAGTTCCAGGGCCGGCGAGCAGGCGCAGGCCCCCAGGCAGTACACCGGGCGCAGGCTGATGGCACCGTCGGCGCTGGTGCCATGGTCGTCCAGCGCCAGCTGATCGCGCAGTTGCGCGGCCAGGGCCTCGGCGCCACGGCTCTGGCACGACTCGGCGCGGCACAGGCGCAAGGTGTGGCGCGCCGGTGGCGATGTACGAAAGTCGTGGTAGAAGCTGATCACCCCGCGCACTTCAGCCAGGCTGAGGTTCAGGGCATGGGCAATTTCGGGTACAGCAGCATCGGGGATGAAACCGATGTCGTGCTGGATGGCATGCAGGATAGGCAACAAGGCACCAGGGGCGTCCTTGTCGCGAGCCAGAATGCGCTGGATCACGGGCAGGTGGAGCAATTCATCAGGCATACAGCGGACCTCGGCATCACGGACCCCGCCTGAATTGTTGTGGGGGCAGGTATCCGGCGTGTTCTGCTGCGGCGCGTCGGCCACGTCACGGTTGCGCGGCGCTGACGGCCTCCTTGCCCACGGCCGCGCATCTGCGCACGCTGGTCCGAAGGCATCCTGCAAGCATGGCACTTGTGGCGCCAGGGGGTTGCGTGCGAACGACCAGGCGCATCCTGAAACCGACGCCAAGTGCACGCCCCCTGCACGGTAGGCGAGGTTTCAGGGCAGTGGCCAGCCCGCCATCCTGGTAACAGTGGCACAGGTCGCAGCCATCGGCACCCAGCAAACGCAACTCACCTTCACAGACCACCCGATCCTCGCCATCGATCAAGGCGCGCCCTTGCCCTCCACCGCCTTGGCCGTCTCGATCAACTTGTCGAACTTGCGGTTCACCTGGGCAAACTTCTCGTCGCTTTTGGCCCGCGCCTTGATGTTGTCTTCCGAACTGGCCTTGTCGGCAATGGTCACCACCGTCCTGTCCCAGTTCCTGGACACCCAGTAAACCAGTTCGCCATCTGCGGAAAACGCTTCCAGCCGGCCACCGGTATCCGGTACAGGCTTCGCATCCCTGGTCATTGGCAGCAGTTGCTGCACCCGCGCTTCATCGGTGGTGTCCAAACGCACCTGAACCTGGCGCAGCTGGTCTGCCTCGTTGAACGCCGCCTGGACCTGCGAGATGGGAATACCGCCCAGGTTGAGGTCCCCCTTAGGGCCGGCGCCCTTGTAGAACTCGGTCGGTACCTGATAGTGATAGCCCGTGAAATGCTCAACCTCGCCAAACTGCTGCTGCAGAATGGCCAGCACCTGGCGCTTGGGCATGCCGAGGGTGAACTGGCCGATTTCAAGTGCTGACCAGGCTTGCAGGGGGAACATCGCGCAGGCGAACAGGAGCGGTAAGGTCCGTTTCATAGGGGTATCTTCCTTGAAGTAAGCCCGGCAACCTAACCCCTGCACGACAATCCGACAATACTGGCAGGGTGCCAAGCCACCCTGCCTCCAGGCCTCAGGCCACTGCCTTGTTTACGCTGCGCCCAGCTTCCAGCTCACGGACCAGCGGTAATACGTGCTCGCCGAAGTACGCCACTTCCTCCTGGAAATGCAGGAAGCCGGACAGAATCAGGTCCACCCCGACTGCCTTCAGCGCAACGATGCGCTCGGCAATTTGCTCAGGCGTGCCGATCAGGTTGGTCTTGAAGCCATCGTTGTACTGCACCAGGTCCTCGAAGCTGGATTTCGCCCAGTTGCCCTCGCCCTCCGGGCTGGCTGCCCCGGCATGCTTTACCTCGTGGCCGAACGCCCGCACCGCCTCGGGGTTGGCCTTGTCGATGATTTCCTGCAACACCGCCCGCGCCTCTTCCTCTGTGTCGCGGGCAATGATGAAGGCGTTTACCCCAACCTTGACCGAGTGGCCGTTGGCTGCGGCCTTGGCGCGTATGTCATCGACCTGGGCCTTGATCCCTTCCACGCTATTGCCGTTGGTGAAGTACCAGTCCGACACCCGCGCGGCCATGTCCCGCGCCGCACGCGAACTGCCGCCCTGGAAGATCTCGGGGTGCGGTTGCTGCAGCGGCTTGGGCTTGAGGTTGTAGTTACGGAAGCGATAGAAGTCGCCGTTGAAGGTGAAGTTGTCTTGCGTCCAGATGCCCTTGAGCGCGCGGATGAACTCCTCGGAACGGCGATAGCGTTCGTCGTGGTCCAGCCACGGCTCACCAATGGCGTGGAACTCGCCCTTGAACCAGCCCGAGACCACGTTGATGGCGATGCGGCCATTGGTGAACTGGTCGATGCTGGCCAACTGCTTGGCCGCCAGCGCCGGGTTCCACGGCCCTGGCAGGATGGCGGCGATGACCTTGAGCTTTTCCGTGGCAGCCAGCAGCGCGTGGCTGATGGTGACCGACTCATGCTGGTTGTCGGCACCATAGCCGGCGGTGAAGCGGATTTGCGACAGGGCGTAGTCGAAGCCGGCTTTTTCAGCGATTTGCGCAAGCTTGCGGTTGTAGTCGATGTCCCAGCTGGTGCGTTGCTCGATGGTGCTGACCACCAGGCCACCGCTGACGTTGGGGACCCAGTAGGCGAACTTGAGTGGGGCGTGGCTCATGGGGAAGCTCCTTGAGAATCCTTGGGGTTCAAGGAGGCATGAGCAGCAAGCGTGCCAACGGCTGGATTGCTTTACTTTCAACGGGTTAATGGAATTAGTCGGCGATGTTGACTGCATGTGATCAAACACGCTGTCGGATCACTGTTGCCTGCGCAACATCGCCGCTTGCGACTAGCTCAGCGGTTTTTTGCGCATGCCGATGTGAGCGTCATCCATCAGGGCCTTGATCGCAATCAAACCCTGACTACAAAGCCAACCGCGCCAGCCGCTGCAGGGCCAGAATCACTTCCTCGTCCCGCTCTTCCAGTACATCCGCCTGGATAAGAGCGATTACAGCCTTCAACAACTCGGTCTGGTTCACACCTGTTCGTTGTTGCAGCGCAAGCATGTCCTGCGCCATGTGCGGGTTGACCTTCATCGACAACCGTCGAGTAGCACTGGAACGCGCGAGCCCACGCTGCTCTCGCTGTTCATCCAGGGCCTGGACGAATGTTTGATGCGCAGCCTGCAATTGCCCACCCTGCTGCACCTGCGCCAGTTGCTGAAAATAGTACGCAAGAAATAACTTGCGCAGATTGGCGCCCGCCTCGCGACTGACCGCATGCATAGCCGCATCCAGCACATCCAGGTAGACCGCTGGTAAACGTGCCTCGATAGACTTGAGCTGCTGGTTGCGCGCCTCGTGAATGGCTGGTGTGGATTGCGGTGGAAGCGCGACCACGCCATCGCAACGGGTACACACGCCCACCAATATGTCCCTGGCCACACCCTTGCCATCGCTGAACGGTACATCCCGGCGGGCATAGCGAGTGGTCACCACTGCCTGGCAGTGCTCGCACAGTGCTTTTCCGCTATCCCCTTCGAACAGAATCTTCATGATCTGGGTACTCACTGGTGAACGCTTATGAACCAGGTGTCTGGTTCGATAAAAAAGAACTTGATGTACCAGCCATCCCGTTTGAGCAGATGCACCTCTACGGCAGCGACAGCGTGGTGAGGGCTGCTTGCGTGGTGAATGCCCCGGCATGAGCGCACGACTTCGACAACCGCTCGGGCTGACACCTCCCCTGTAGCCAACAGGTTCTTTATATCGATATCCCCGCGCGAAACGTGTTGGTACTCCCCTGATTCGAGCGCCGCTATCACTGCGCGCTGGGCCTCCCTGAAACCGGTTTTCATAGCTCATCCCTGCAATTACGAAAATCATCGTACAAAATCCGGATCAAATCTAGCGCTTGCGAAGCCAAAGCGACCAGCGGTTCCCACCCGATTCGAGCGTTGACCCGGAACACGCATGAACTATGGCCCTGCCAGCCGCAAGACGGCGCAGGGCAATGTAACCAACGCTTTCAAGGCTGCTCGCGGCAGCCGCTTGAAACCTCCGTGAGCACCGGCTGGCTGCTGCCATCCACCTAGGCCGTGTTTCGCGAGATGTGAAGAAGCATGAAACATTGTTTATCAATAAATTTTCTCATTTGATGTAGCTTCTCATTCGCACGAAATCTGTAACCCTTTTACCAGTCCCCCGCCTCAGGAATTCCCCGTGAAACGTCATCTCCCTGCCCGCCTCTTGCTGGTCGGCGCATGCAGCGCCATGCCTGTCGTTCATGCCGCCGACAACCTCACCCTGCCCGCGACCCAGATCGACAGCACGAGCGAAGTGGTGGATGGCGTGAGCCAGGGCTACGAGGGCAGGGCCTCATCCAGCACCACCAAACTGGGCCTGACCGACAAGCAGACCCCGCAGGGCGTGACAACCATCACCCGCCAGGCGCTGGACGATTTCAAGATCACCGGTATCAAGAACGCACTGCGCGCAGCACCGTCGGTAACCGTCGAGCAAACCGAAACCGACCGTACCGAATTCACCTCGCGCGGTTTCGACATCAATACCTTCGAATACGACGGTACGGGCATGCCCTTCGTAAGCAGCACGCTGGTAGGTGATCAGGACCTGGCCGAGTACGAGCAGATCGACGTGTTGCACGGCGCCAATGGCTTGATGAGTGGTGCCGGCAACCCGTCGGCCACGGTCAACTTCGTGCGTAAACGCCCGACAGATACCTTCCAGGCGCAGGTCGACACCAGCGTCGGCTCGTGGGACAGCCGCCGTATCGACGTCGATGTTGCAGGCCCGCTGACCGACAGCGGCAATGTGCGCGGCCGGTTCATCTACTCCCACGACAAGGGCAACTCATGGATGGACCGCTACAGCCACGAGCGCAACGTTGCTGCCGGCCTGCTGGCGTTCGATGTGTCCGACGCCGACACCGTGACTGTGGGCTTCTCCCAGCACAACAGTGATTCCAACGGCAGCACCTGGGGCAACCTGCCACTGGTGGACAACGACGGCAATGCCATCCACTACAGCGGGCGCAGCAACAGCATCGGCCAGCCGTGGACCTACTGGAACCTGCACACCCAGCGGGCCTTCGTCGAGCTTAAGCATGATTTCGGCAATGACTGGAACGCCACGCTCACGGCCACCGGGCAGCAGGAAAAGCAGAACACCAACATGCTCTATGTCGGTGGCGTCTCCGGTGATGTTGCCGACGCGTATGCCAACCACACCCGCAGCGAGGCCCACCAGTTGCTGGGCGAGGCCAAGGTGCAAGGCCCGTTCAGCCTGTTCGGTCGCGAGCACCAGCTGACCTTCGGTGCCGCGTACGGGCGCACGCATCGAAAAGGCCAGGAGTATGACGAAGACCTGGAGCATGGCAGTTTCTTCAACACGTCGTTCTCGGGCATCCTGGCGGGCAATACGCCGATGCCCTCGTTTGGCGTCACCAGTGACGACCTGGCGCAGAACTTCAAGGACACGCAAAAAAGCGTATTCGCCGGTGCGCGCTTCAGCCTGGCCGATAACCTGCACTGGATAGCCGGTGCACGCATGCTCAGCGCCGACGGCAAGGGCGAGAGCTACGGTTCAGAACACTCCACGCGCGCCCACGGCAAAGTCACGCCCTACACCGGCCTGGTCTACGACCTGAACGAGGCATGGAGCATCTACGGCAGCTGGACCAAGATCTACAACCCGCAATACAACGTGGTCGGTACCGACGGCAAGCTGCTCGACCCACTGGAAGGCAAGAGCATGGAAATGGGCGTAAAAGGCAGCGTGATGGACCAGCGGCTGCACCTGACCGCTGCGCTGTTCAAGACCGAGCAGCGCAACGTGGCCGTGGATGCCGGATTCGACGGGGTTCAGGAGGTTTACACTCCGGGCGACTTCAAGAGCCACGGCGTAGAGCTGCAGGCGTCCGGCGAAGTGGCGCCAGGCCTCGACCTGCTCGCCGGCTACACCTATGTACGTATTGACGATGACAACGGCGAGCGTGCGCGCAAATATGTGCCGGCCCACAGCTTGCGCGGCATGGTCACTTACCGCTTGCCGACCCTGCCACAGATGAAGGTTGGCGCCCGTGTCAGCTGGCAGACCGGCGTCGAGAACGACACCAACAGCGCCATCCACCAGAACGCCTACGGTCTGGTTGACCTGATGACCAGCTACGACATTGACAGCAACTGGAGCACGTCGCTGAACCTGAACAACGTCACCGACCGCAAATACCTCCTGTCGCTGTACAACAACGCGACAACCGCCAGCTATGGTGCGCCCCGCAACCTGACGGCTTCGGTGACCTGGAAGTATTGACCCCGCCCGTGTGTAGCGGCGCACTGTACGGCACCCAGTGATGGCCCTGGCGCCATTCAGGTAAGCTCAGCCCCTGCAATGCAACCCTCAAGGACGGTGCCCATGCATTCACTGACTGACGAGCAGGTACTGGCGATCATCCGCGAGAACCCGGTAAACCGGGCACTTCTGGCGCTGCTGGCAACGCTGGAGATCCCCCACTGCATGCTGGTGGCAGGCGCCCTGTTCCAGACCTTCTGGAACCACCGCGCAGGGCTGCCTGCCGGCTGGGGTATCAAGGACTATGACATCGCCTATTTCGACGCCGACGTGTCCTGGGAGGCAGAGGACCGGGTTATCACCAGGGTGCAGCAGGCCTGCGCGCACTTGGGCGTCAACGTGGAAGTGCGCAACCAGGCCCGCGTCCACCTGTGGTACCAGGGGAAATTCGGCGGTGCTTACTCGCCATTGCTCAAGGTCACGGATGGCATCGACCGCTACCTGATCCGCTCGACCTGCCTTGGGGTTGATGTGTGCACGGGCACGTTGTACAGCACCCATGGCCTGGATGACCTGCAGCACGATCTGCTGAACATGAACGAGCTGAACCCACGGCCAGGCTTGTTCAGGGAGAAAGCCGCCAGCTACCGGGAGCGTTGGCCATGGCTTGTCTTGGTCGAGTGACCAGGATGCTCATGCTAGTGCCCGGTTTTCGACCCGCCGAACCAGTCACTGCGTGTCATCTCCCATACCTCGACCTGCATTGGCCCAGAAACAAAATATCCATCACGGGTACTCACCCTACGCATGCCTTCATGCTCTGAAACCTTGCGCGAGGCATGGTTGGCAACGGCTTTGGGAACCTGCATGAGCGGGCGTGACAACGCCTCGAACCAATAGGCGTTGATGACCCTGCAGGCTTCGCGCATGTAGCCCATGCCCCACCACTGCGGCGCAAGCCAGAAGCCTCTGTTGTTTCCAGGCTGCTCATGCAAACTGATGCTGCCAATGGTGCAGTCAGCCTCGTTGCGCAGGCGGATCATCCAGTGCCATTCACGGCCCGCAGCCATGGCAGGCAGGGCGATATCCCGCACATAGACCAGCGCACCGTCTTCCGGATATGGCCATGGGACGCGACGATCGAGGTAGCGGACAACTTCCCATTGCGGGAACAATTTCTGGATTACAGGTGCATCCTCCAGCCGCAGGGGC belongs to Pseudomonas putida NBRC 14164 and includes:
- the sfnG gene encoding dimethylsulfone monooxygenase SfnG translates to MSHAPLKFAYWVPNVSGGLVVSTIEQRTSWDIDYNRKLAQIAEKAGFDYALSQIRFTAGYGADNQHESVTISHALLAATEKLKVIAAILPGPWNPALAAKQLASIDQFTNGRIAINVVSGWFKGEFHAIGEPWLDHDERYRRSEEFIRALKGIWTQDNFTFNGDFYRFRNYNLKPKPLQQPHPEIFQGGSSRAARDMAARVSDWYFTNGNSVEGIKAQVDDIRAKAAANGHSVKVGVNAFIIARDTEEEARAVLQEIIDKANPEAVRAFGHEVKHAGAASPEGEGNWAKSSFEDLVQYNDGFKTNLIGTPEQIAERIVALKAVGVDLILSGFLHFQEEVAYFGEHVLPLVRELEAGRSVNKAVA
- a CDS encoding universal stress protein → MQAVRSILVVLDPEHAHSRALTRAKLIAGVTGARLHLLMCDKKHDHTALLSLLSSQLHDDGYDNVTHEEAWRDNLHDTIIYVQQAEGCELVIKEHRPDNPLKKALLTPSDWKLLRQCPCAVLMVKSERPWTGGKILAAVDVGNQDDDHRRLHASIIDHGYAIAGLAKGELHVISAHPSPMLSASDPTYQLSETIENRYREACKAFQAEYGISDDCLHVAEGPADVLIPFTEKKLDAVVTVIGTVCRTGISGALIGNTSEVVLDALEGDVLVLKSEEAIAHQAELARG
- the fdhF gene encoding formate dehydrogenase subunit alpha — its product is MINFFDPASDRSSDFGTPARDSEVQVSLSIDGRPISVPAGTSVMRAAAMLGTSIPKLCATDSLEAFGSCRMCMVEIDGMRGYPASCTTPVSEGMVVRTETPRLAGLRRNVMELYISDHPLDCLTCSANGNCELQTVAGQVGLREVRYGYDGANHLAEKKDVSNPYFDYEPSKCIVCSRCVRACEDIQGTFALTITGRGFESRVAAAGGDNFLASECVSCGACVQACPTATLTEKSLVQLGQPERSVITTCAYCGVGCSFRAEMKGDQLVRMVPDKNGGANHGHACVKGRFAWGYATHPDRITKPMIRKRLEDPWQEVSWDEAVTYAASEFRRIQLKYGRDSIGGITSSRCTNEEAYLVQKLVRTAFGNNNVDTCARVCHSPTGYGLKQTLGESAGTQSFDSVMQADVVLVIGANPTDAHPVFGSQLKRRLRQGARLIVIDPRRIDLVDSPHARAEFHLQLRPGTNVAMLNALAHVIVTEGLLAQRFIDARCETEDFARWRDFVSQADNAPEVLGPVCGVPAEQIRAAARLYATGGNAAVYYGLGVTEHSQGSTAVMGIANLAMATGNIGREGVGVNPLRGQNNVQGSCDMGSFPHELPGYRHISNEGVRAEFERAWGVTLQPDPGLRIPNMFEAALDGSFKALYCQGEDIAQSDPNTQHVTAALRAMECVVVQDIFLNETAKFAHVFLPGSSFLEKDGTFTNAERRISRVRKVMEPLAGKADWEGTVALANALGYPMNYRHPSEIMDEIARLTPTFRRVSYAEIDRHGSLQWPCNDAAPDGTPTMHIDQFVRGKGRFMLTGYVPTDEKVNNRYPLLLTTGRILSQYNVGAQTRRTGNVAWHDADRLEIHPADAESRGIQDGDWVGIGSRAGQTVLRAKVSARVAPGVVYTTFHFPESGANVITTDNSDWATNCPEYKVTAVEVVKVFQPSEWQKRYQDFSDEQRRLLKERRTSEKAEVRR
- a CDS encoding formate dehydrogenase subunit delta — its product is MSSDNLVKMANQIAHYFDSEPNRALAVQGVRQHLQSFWTPAMRQQLAEWIEANAGEGLDPKVLEAMP
- a CDS encoding formate dehydrogenase beta subunit gives rise to the protein MLKLYIPCDSVARAVGSDQVAEALQREAERRQLPLDIQRTSSRGLYWLEPLIECESAQGRLGFGPVTPQDVPALLDALAGEPGGHSLALGLVEEIPYLKTQQRLLFARAGISRPLSLDDYRAHGGFAGLEAAVALNGAEVVAAVLDSGLRGRGGAAFPAGIKWRTVRDAGAGQKYVVCNADEGDSGTFADRMLMEGDPFLLIEGMIIAGLAVGADKGYIYVRSEYPDAIRVLDQAFAIARDAGYLGTDVAGSGQAFDLEVRVGAGAYICGEETALLESIEGKRGIVRAKPPLPALQGLFGLPTLVHNVLTLASVPIILAKGAAFYRDFGMGRSLGTMPFQLAGNIRQGGLVERAFGLTLRELVEGYGGGTASGRPLKAAQVGGPLGAWVPPSHFDTPLDYEAFAAMGAMLGHGGVVVADDTLNMASMARFALQFCAEESCGKCTPCRIGSTRGMEVVDRLIATTDFTERHDQALLLRDLCDTMQYGSLCAMGGMTAYPVASALKYFPADFGLTTTEAAQ
- a CDS encoding formate dehydrogenase subunit gamma gives rise to the protein MPDELLHLPVIQRILARDKDAPGALLPILHAIQHDIGFIPDAAVPEIAHALNLSLAEVRGVISFYHDFRTSPPARHTLRLCRAESCQSRGAEALAAQLRDQLALDDHGTSADGAISLRPVYCLGACACSPALELDGQVHARLTPERLRALVNACREDAAC